In a single window of the Bradyrhizobium erythrophlei genome:
- the paaI gene encoding hydroxyphenylacetyl-CoA thioesterase PaaI, with protein sequence MKVKAALSSDDLARACADAMWKEDDASQGLGMEIVRVKAGEAVLTMTIQPHMVNGQRIAHGGFIFLLADSAFAFACNSRNERTVAAQCNISFIRPGKLGDRLVATAREISRSGRSGIYDVRVTVDDTAIAELRGHSRTTGGAWVPATDADAKLK encoded by the coding sequence GTGAAGGTCAAGGCGGCACTTTCATCCGACGATCTCGCGCGCGCCTGCGCGGATGCGATGTGGAAGGAAGACGACGCCAGCCAGGGTCTCGGCATGGAGATCGTGCGGGTCAAGGCCGGCGAGGCCGTCCTGACCATGACGATCCAGCCGCACATGGTGAACGGCCAGCGGATCGCTCATGGCGGCTTTATTTTCCTGCTGGCGGATTCGGCGTTCGCCTTTGCCTGCAACTCCCGCAACGAACGCACCGTCGCCGCGCAGTGCAATATCTCGTTCATCCGGCCCGGCAAGCTCGGCGACCGGCTGGTCGCCACCGCGCGGGAAATCTCGCGTAGCGGGCGTTCCGGGATTTACGATGTGCGCGTCACCGTAGATGATACCGCGATCGCCGAACTGCGCGGCCATTCCCGCACCACCGGCGGCGCTTGGGTACCGGCCACTGATGCCGATGCCAAGTTGAAATAG
- a CDS encoding quinone oxidoreductase family protein, producing MSSAPKNPDGSPLTMEAHCVRLLAKAADVASLAPVVERRTLSRAANEVLIDVKAAAVNPSDVKAATGLMPYAVFPRTPGRDYAGIVIDGPAGSIGREVFGSSGDLGIRRDGTHATHLAVEADAMVEKPKNLSWEEAAGIGVPFVTAMEGFRRAGMPKQDETVLVMGVNGKVGQAAAQIASWHGARVIGVVRKNEPYEGHANGKVDVIVSSTTDVATRVRELTNGKGADIVFNTVGDPYFQAATKSLAVRGRQILIAAINRVVQFDILEFYRGQHAYVGIDTLGLSSIATGAVLRELVPGFASGHLKPFPIRPAAIYSLENAKAAFVAVAGSSRDRVILRPA from the coding sequence ATGTCGTCAGCCCCCAAAAATCCGGATGGTTCACCCCTGACCATGGAGGCGCACTGCGTACGCCTGCTGGCGAAGGCCGCCGATGTCGCGTCGCTGGCGCCGGTCGTCGAGCGGCGTACGCTGTCGCGGGCCGCCAACGAGGTATTGATCGACGTCAAGGCGGCGGCGGTCAATCCGTCCGATGTGAAGGCCGCGACCGGCCTAATGCCCTACGCGGTGTTTCCGCGCACGCCCGGGCGCGACTACGCCGGCATCGTGATCGACGGCCCGGCCGGTTCGATCGGGCGTGAGGTGTTCGGTTCGTCCGGCGACCTCGGGATCCGCCGTGACGGCACCCACGCCACACATCTTGCCGTCGAAGCCGATGCCATGGTGGAGAAGCCGAAAAACCTGTCGTGGGAGGAGGCCGCCGGGATCGGCGTTCCCTTCGTCACGGCGATGGAAGGCTTTCGTCGCGCCGGCATGCCAAAACAAGACGAGACCGTGCTGGTGATGGGCGTCAACGGCAAGGTCGGACAGGCGGCGGCGCAGATAGCAAGCTGGCATGGCGCGCGCGTGATCGGCGTGGTGCGCAAGAACGAGCCGTACGAAGGCCATGCCAACGGCAAGGTCGACGTCATCGTCTCATCGACGACCGACGTCGCCACGCGCGTACGCGAACTCACCAATGGCAAGGGCGCCGATATCGTGTTCAACACGGTCGGCGATCCCTATTTTCAGGCGGCGACCAAATCGCTGGCGGTGCGGGGACGTCAGATCCTGATCGCCGCCATCAACAGGGTCGTGCAATTCGACATCCTGGAATTCTATCGCGGCCAGCACGCCTATGTTGGTATCGATACGCTGGGCCTGTCGTCGATCGCGACCGGCGCGGTGCTCCGGGAACTCGTTCCCGGCTTCGCCAGCGGACATCTCAAGCCGTTCCCTATCAGGCCGGCCGCGATCTATTCGCTGGAAAATGCCAAGGCGGCCTTTGTCGCAGTCGCCGGTTCATCGCGCGATCGGGTGATCCTGCGTCCGGCGTAA
- a CDS encoding YeeE/YedE family protein, with amino-acid sequence MLSGANIVVFAGLLIGLAYGAVALLSGFCLMSSLRGWWAKGDSRLVRTYALALGVAIAASQLLAARGVVDLGKSIYLQPSFSAPLMFAGGLLFGYGMVLSNGCGSRALVLLGRGNLRSFVVVIVLGIVAEMTLKGLIAPGRIALLQLSQTAPKITSVPGLLSALGVNDTYTRMLAASLISGALIIFAFAHAPFQRSWGQIAAGVAVGLLVTAGWFVTGYLGADDFNPTPVASLTFIAPIADMLQYAMLSTGLTLNFGIAVVAGVFAGSLVTALVTRRFHWEGYTSPRHMLRSAGGAALMGAGGATAYGCSVGQGLTGLSTLALASFVAVAGILLGAAAGLRGVLRVEPLVSAQDVRSDPLT; translated from the coding sequence GTGCTGTCCGGTGCCAACATTGTTGTCTTTGCCGGCCTGCTGATCGGTCTCGCCTATGGCGCGGTCGCGCTGCTGAGCGGGTTTTGCCTCATGAGCAGCCTGCGCGGCTGGTGGGCGAAGGGCGACAGCCGGCTGGTCAGGACCTATGCGCTGGCGCTCGGCGTGGCGATCGCGGCGTCGCAGCTTCTGGCGGCGAGGGGCGTCGTCGATCTCGGCAAATCGATTTATCTGCAGCCGTCGTTTTCGGCGCCGCTGATGTTCGCCGGCGGATTATTGTTCGGCTACGGCATGGTGCTGTCGAACGGCTGCGGCTCGCGCGCGCTGGTGCTGCTCGGCCGTGGCAATTTGCGCTCGTTTGTCGTGGTAATCGTGCTCGGGATCGTCGCGGAGATGACCCTGAAAGGCCTGATCGCGCCGGGGCGGATCGCCTTGCTGCAGCTGTCGCAGACTGCCCCGAAGATCACTTCCGTGCCGGGCCTGTTGTCGGCGCTCGGCGTCAACGACACCTACACGCGGATGCTTGCGGCCTCCCTGATATCGGGAGCGCTGATCATCTTTGCGTTCGCGCACGCGCCGTTCCAGCGTTCCTGGGGGCAGATCGCGGCGGGGGTCGCGGTCGGCCTGCTGGTAACCGCGGGCTGGTTCGTGACCGGCTACCTCGGCGCGGACGATTTCAATCCGACGCCGGTGGCGTCGCTGACCTTCATCGCCCCGATCGCCGATATGCTGCAATACGCCATGCTGTCGACCGGGCTGACACTGAATTTCGGCATCGCCGTGGTTGCTGGCGTCTTCGCCGGAAGCCTGGTCACGGCGCTGGTCACGCGTCGCTTCCATTGGGAGGGTTACACCTCGCCGCGCCACATGCTGCGCTCGGCCGGCGGAGCGGCGCTGATGGGCGCGGGCGGCGCTACGGCCTATGGCTGCTCGGTCGGGCAGGGCCTGACCGGACTGTCGACGCTGGCGCTGGCATCGTTCGTCGCGGTCGCCGGAATTTTGCTGGGGGCCGCGGCGGGCCTGCGCGGCGTGCTCCGCGTCGAGCCCTTGGTTTCGGCGCAGGACGTAAGATCAGACCCTTTGACCTGA
- a CDS encoding fatty acid desaturase family protein: MPVVARVDPKAVFRPAEWSRLTSRSSLRGMWLVVHAWGTIAAAIALVTLWPNPLTWLIAVTVVGTRQLGLAILMHEAAHGGLHANRTINEWIGQWLCAVPVGADLASYRSYHLQHHKFTQQPEDPDLSLSAPFPITKESFYRKAIRDLTGQTFVKQRLPLFLSLFRRGDADETVSHESFVSSGADKMARFLAVNAMMFGLFWLAGAGIWYWGVWVVAMASWLPLVTRIRNIAEHACTSTGEDPFSHARTTRANPIERLLIAPYWVNYHAEHHLFMYLPCYRLPEAHRLLIDKGLSKRMEVRPGYLDVMRLATSGQRV; encoded by the coding sequence ATGCCGGTCGTGGCGCGCGTCGACCCCAAAGCTGTTTTCAGGCCTGCGGAATGGAGCCGGCTGACGTCGCGCAGTTCGCTGCGTGGGATGTGGCTGGTGGTTCACGCCTGGGGCACGATCGCGGCCGCCATCGCGCTGGTGACGCTGTGGCCGAATCCGCTGACCTGGCTGATCGCGGTGACGGTCGTCGGCACGCGGCAGCTCGGGCTTGCCATCTTGATGCACGAAGCCGCGCATGGCGGGCTGCATGCCAACCGAACGATCAATGAATGGATAGGACAATGGCTGTGCGCGGTCCCTGTCGGTGCCGACCTCGCCAGCTACCGCTCCTACCATTTGCAGCATCACAAATTCACCCAGCAGCCCGAGGACCCCGATCTGTCACTGTCGGCGCCGTTTCCGATCACCAAGGAGAGTTTTTATCGCAAGGCGATCCGCGATCTCACCGGCCAGACCTTTGTGAAGCAGCGGCTGCCGCTGTTCCTGTCGCTGTTTCGGCGCGGCGATGCGGACGAGACGGTGTCACACGAGAGTTTTGTTTCGAGCGGCGCCGACAAGATGGCGCGGTTCCTCGCGGTGAACGCGATGATGTTCGGCCTGTTCTGGCTGGCGGGCGCCGGCATCTGGTACTGGGGCGTCTGGGTGGTGGCGATGGCCAGCTGGCTGCCGCTGGTGACGCGCATCCGCAACATCGCCGAGCACGCCTGTACCTCTACCGGCGAAGATCCGTTCAGCCACGCCCGCACCACCCGCGCCAATCCGATCGAGCGGCTGTTGATCGCGCCCTATTGGGTGAATTACCACGCCGAGCATCACCTGTTCATGTATCTGCCGTGCTACCGGCTGCCCGAAGCGCACCGGCTGCTCATCGACAAAGGGCTGAGCAAGCGGATGGAAGTACGACCCGGATATCTCGACGTGATGCGGCTGGCGACGTCAGGTCAAAGGGTCTGA
- a CDS encoding bifunctional alpha/beta hydrolase/OsmC family protein, whose product MPTERFQFPGAEGQQLAASLELPEREPLAYALFAHCFTCGKDVLAAKRIAVALAAKGIAVLRFDFTGLGSSEGDFANSTFSSNVADLVRAADHLRETRKAPAILIGHSLGGAAILAAAGQIPDARAVATIAAPSDPAHVTGLFKDRIADIRTQGEVEVSLAGRPFQIKREFLDDIAEQNLMAHVTGLHRALLIMHAPDDDTVSIDNATRIFVAARHPKSFVSLAGADHLLTAKQDAAYVADVIAAWATRYLDPVAPEQDADLGKAPRNVVVRETRNGKFQQAISLGPHRMLADEPVAAGGDDTGPGPYDYVLAGLGACTSMTMRLYAERKALPLERVTVTLKHNKIHAEDCAECETRAGMLDQIDLVIAMEGALDAEQRKRLMEIADKCPVHRTLTSEIRIVTRAAD is encoded by the coding sequence ATGCCAACCGAACGTTTCCAATTCCCCGGCGCGGAAGGCCAGCAACTCGCGGCATCGCTGGAGCTGCCGGAGCGGGAGCCGCTGGCCTACGCGCTGTTCGCGCACTGCTTCACCTGCGGCAAGGACGTGCTGGCGGCCAAGCGGATCGCGGTGGCGCTGGCAGCGAAGGGTATCGCGGTGCTGCGCTTCGATTTTACGGGTCTCGGCTCCAGCGAAGGCGATTTCGCCAACTCCACCTTCTCCTCGAACGTCGCCGATCTCGTTCGGGCCGCCGACCACCTGCGCGAAACCCGAAAAGCGCCCGCGATCCTGATCGGCCACAGTCTCGGCGGTGCGGCCATCCTGGCCGCCGCCGGGCAAATCCCGGATGCCAGGGCCGTCGCCACCATCGCAGCCCCCTCCGATCCGGCCCATGTCACCGGTCTGTTCAAAGATCGCATCGCGGACATCCGCACACAGGGCGAGGTAGAAGTCTCGCTCGCCGGCCGGCCGTTCCAGATCAAACGCGAATTCCTCGACGACATCGCCGAACAGAATCTGATGGCGCATGTGACCGGGCTTCACAGGGCGTTGCTGATCATGCATGCGCCTGATGACGATACCGTCAGCATCGACAATGCCACCCGCATCTTCGTCGCGGCCAGGCATCCCAAGAGTTTCGTGTCGCTGGCCGGTGCGGATCATCTGCTGACCGCCAAGCAGGACGCTGCCTATGTCGCCGATGTCATCGCCGCCTGGGCCACGCGCTACCTCGATCCCGTCGCGCCCGAACAGGATGCCGATCTCGGCAAAGCGCCGCGCAACGTCGTGGTTCGCGAAACGCGCAACGGCAAATTCCAGCAGGCAATTTCGCTAGGCCCGCACCGCATGCTGGCCGATGAGCCCGTCGCCGCCGGCGGCGACGACACCGGACCCGGCCCCTATGACTACGTGCTGGCCGGCCTCGGCGCCTGCACATCGATGACCATGCGGCTTTACGCCGAGCGCAAGGCGCTGCCGTTAGAGCGCGTGACCGTGACGCTCAAGCACAACAAGATCCATGCCGAAGATTGCGCCGAATGCGAAACCAGGGCCGGTATGCTCGACCAGATCGACCTGGTCATCGCCATGGAAGGCGCACTCGACGCCGAACAGCGCAAGCGACTGATGGAAATCGCCGACAAATGCCCGGTGCACCGCACCCTGACCTCGGAGATCCGTATCGTCACCCGCGCGGCCGATTGA
- a CDS encoding sulfite oxidase-like oxidoreductase: MADDTDEPPVSKLTRSKQRWAREGRFLTGKASRPEEQRLPPGQHLTRDWPTLDLGLTPQISRERWRLDVYGAVEHPIFWDFAQFTAQPQAKFTSDIHCVTTWSRYDNQWEGLATRDLLMACQPRDEARHVVLHSHDGYTTNLALEDFAAEDALLAHSWSGAPLEQEHGGPVRLVVPHLYFWKSAKWLQSIEFLAEDTPGYWEVRGYHNRGDPWQEQRYSGD, encoded by the coding sequence ATGGCCGACGACACCGATGAGCCTCCGGTTTCAAAACTGACGCGCAGCAAGCAGCGCTGGGCGCGCGAGGGCCGCTTCCTTACCGGAAAGGCTTCGCGGCCCGAGGAGCAGCGCCTGCCGCCGGGACAGCATCTGACCCGGGACTGGCCGACGCTCGATCTCGGCCTGACACCGCAGATTTCCCGCGAACGCTGGCGGCTCGACGTCTACGGCGCGGTCGAGCATCCGATCTTCTGGGATTTTGCGCAGTTCACGGCGCAGCCGCAGGCAAAGTTCACCTCCGATATCCATTGCGTGACCACGTGGTCGCGCTACGACAACCAATGGGAGGGGCTGGCGACCCGCGATCTTTTGATGGCATGCCAGCCGCGCGATGAGGCGCGCCACGTGGTGCTGCATTCCCACGACGGCTATACCACTAACCTCGCGCTGGAGGATTTTGCCGCCGAAGATGCGCTGCTTGCCCACAGCTGGTCCGGCGCGCCACTGGAGCAGGAACACGGCGGCCCGGTGCGGCTGGTGGTGCCGCATCTGTATTTCTGGAAAAGCGCGAAGTGGCTGCAGAGCATCGAATTCCTCGCCGAGGATACGCCGGGCTACTGGGAAGTTCGCGGCTATCACAACCGCGGCGATCCGTGGCAGGAACAGCGCTATTCCGGCGACTGA
- a CDS encoding MFS transporter, with protein MERRIRAILIGSVGNLVEWYDFYAYTAFALYFAPAFFPQSDPVVQQLNAAVLFAATFLMRPLGGWLFGYIADRYGRRLSLTLSVVCMCFGSLMIAVTPTYASIGLAAPAILALARVIEGLSLGGEYGASATYLSEVADAKNRGFYSSFQYVTLIGGQLTAIIVLLLLQKVFLTPQELKDWGWRIPFVIGAGLAIFAAVMRRQLQETDAFVEARKIAKPTGSIRGLLKYPRELLLVVGLTAGGTAAFYTFTTYMQTFVKLSVGLTEDQTTLVIFGSLIFATVLQPIYGALSDRIGRKPLLIFFGVAGTLATIPILTTLKATKSPLMAFLLICAAWIFVAGYTSINAIVKAELFPTNVRALGVGLPYAITVSVFGGTAPAIALYFKSLGHEDWFYFYLSGIICLSLIIYATMRDTKHESAMHRHE; from the coding sequence ATGGAACGCCGGATCAGGGCGATCCTGATCGGCTCGGTCGGCAATCTCGTCGAATGGTACGATTTCTACGCCTACACGGCGTTCGCATTGTACTTCGCCCCGGCATTCTTCCCGCAGAGCGATCCCGTGGTGCAGCAGCTCAACGCCGCCGTGCTGTTCGCCGCGACCTTCCTGATGCGGCCGCTCGGCGGCTGGTTGTTCGGCTATATCGCGGACCGCTACGGCCGGCGGCTGTCGCTGACGCTGTCGGTGGTCTGCATGTGCTTCGGCTCGCTGATGATCGCGGTAACGCCGACCTACGCCTCGATCGGTCTCGCCGCACCGGCGATACTGGCGCTGGCGCGCGTCATCGAGGGATTAAGCCTCGGCGGCGAATACGGCGCCAGCGCCACCTATCTCAGCGAGGTCGCCGATGCCAAAAATCGCGGCTTCTATTCGAGCTTTCAATACGTCACCTTGATCGGCGGCCAGCTCACCGCGATCATCGTGCTGTTGCTGCTACAAAAGGTGTTTCTGACCCCGCAGGAGCTAAAAGACTGGGGCTGGCGGATTCCCTTCGTGATCGGCGCGGGGCTTGCGATTTTCGCCGCCGTGATGCGGCGCCAGTTGCAGGAAACCGACGCCTTCGTCGAAGCCCGCAAGATCGCCAAGCCGACCGGCTCGATCCGCGGCCTGCTGAAATATCCACGTGAACTACTTCTCGTCGTCGGCCTCACCGCCGGCGGCACCGCGGCGTTCTATACTTTCACCACCTACATGCAGACCTTCGTCAAACTGTCGGTCGGCCTCACCGAAGACCAGACCACGCTCGTGATCTTCGGGTCGCTGATTTTCGCGACGGTGCTACAGCCAATTTACGGCGCGCTGTCCGACCGCATCGGCCGCAAGCCGCTGCTGATCTTTTTCGGCGTCGCCGGCACGCTCGCAACGATTCCGATCCTGACCACGCTGAAGGCGACCAAATCGCCCTTGATGGCCTTCCTGCTGATTTGCGCGGCCTGGATCTTTGTCGCCGGCTACACTTCGATCAACGCCATCGTAAAAGCCGAATTGTTTCCCACCAATGTCCGCGCGCTCGGGGTGGGCCTTCCCTACGCCATTACCGTGTCCGTGTTCGGCGGCACCGCGCCGGCAATCGCGCTGTATTTCAAAAGTCTCGGTCACGAGGACTGGTTTTACTTTTATCTCAGCGGCATCATCTGCCTCTCGCTAATCATCTACGCGACCATGCGCGACACCAAGCACGAATCGGCGATGCACCGGCACGAATGA
- a CDS encoding cytochrome P450 gives MTNHAPVTDWVHDFDHTDPRWTENPFPIWDELRQESPVVHTKRFLGCYLPTTYEAVKQVAYDTEHFSSRRVIVRDVRPEQTGVAPPITSDPPEHKPAKQLLLPPFTPDAMKKLEPRVRAICNELIDEFIADGKCDAAARYTKHVPVRAIAHMLGIPEQDSDIFIKWIHEILELGIKDDDTLMRAVQEMTGYFAGHIEQRKQNPTDDLISTLMKAKDKDGQPLSDAHVLGSLRLLLIAGIDTTWSAIGASLWHLAKTPADRDRLIAEPELMPTAIEELLRAYAPVTMAREVMKETVVSGCPVKPGNMVLLSFPAANRDPAMFPDADKVVIDRKENRHAAFGLGIHRCVGSNLARMEMTVAIEEWLKRIPDFRLDPAGQVTWSEGTVRGPRQLPMLFGKAR, from the coding sequence ATGACCAATCATGCCCCCGTCACCGACTGGGTTCACGATTTCGACCATACCGATCCGCGCTGGACCGAAAATCCGTTTCCGATCTGGGACGAATTGCGGCAAGAATCTCCTGTGGTTCACACCAAGCGCTTTCTCGGCTGCTATCTGCCGACCACCTACGAGGCGGTGAAGCAGGTTGCGTACGATACCGAGCATTTTTCCTCGCGCCGCGTCATTGTGCGCGACGTCCGGCCGGAGCAAACGGGCGTGGCGCCGCCGATCACCTCCGATCCGCCGGAGCACAAGCCGGCCAAGCAATTGCTGCTGCCGCCGTTCACGCCCGACGCCATGAAAAAGCTGGAGCCGCGGGTTCGCGCCATCTGCAATGAGCTGATCGACGAGTTCATTGCGGACGGAAAATGCGACGCCGCCGCGCGCTACACCAAGCATGTCCCGGTCCGCGCCATCGCTCACATGCTCGGCATCCCCGAACAAGACAGCGATATCTTCATCAAATGGATCCACGAAATCCTCGAACTCGGCATCAAGGACGACGACACACTGATGCGCGCGGTCCAGGAGATGACCGGCTATTTCGCCGGCCATATCGAGCAGCGCAAACAGAACCCCACCGACGACCTGATCTCGACGCTGATGAAGGCCAAAGACAAGGACGGACAGCCCTTGTCCGACGCCCATGTGCTGGGCTCGCTGCGGCTGTTGCTGATCGCCGGCATCGACACCACCTGGAGCGCGATCGGGGCTTCGCTGTGGCATCTAGCAAAGACGCCAGCGGATCGCGACCGCCTGATCGCGGAGCCGGAGCTGATGCCGACAGCGATCGAGGAATTGCTGCGCGCCTATGCGCCGGTGACGATGGCGCGCGAGGTGATGAAGGAGACGGTTGTGAGCGGCTGCCCCGTCAAGCCCGGCAACATGGTGCTGCTGTCGTTTCCCGCCGCCAACCGTGATCCCGCGATGTTTCCCGATGCCGACAAGGTCGTGATCGACCGCAAGGAGAACCGCCATGCCGCGTTCGGCCTCGGGATCCACCGCTGCGTCGGCTCCAACCTCGCGCGCATGGAAATGACGGTGGCGATCGAGGAATGGCTGAAGCGCATTCCGGATTTCAGACTGGACCCGGCCGGTCAGGTGACCTGGTCGGAAGGCACCGTGCGCGGACCCCGCCAGCTTCCGATGCTGTTCGGAAAAGCGCGCTGA
- a CDS encoding ferredoxin codes for MTGKLKIHVDQDKCQGHARCKSLAPELFELDEYGNAHEIGDGSVPSGLEDKAWLAQANCPEMAIDVIEE; via the coding sequence ATGACCGGAAAACTGAAAATACATGTCGACCAGGATAAGTGTCAGGGACATGCCCGCTGCAAATCGCTGGCGCCAGAACTGTTCGAGCTCGACGAATATGGCAATGCGCACGAAATCGGCGATGGCTCAGTGCCTTCGGGACTGGAGGACAAGGCGTGGCTCGCCCAGGCCAATTGTCCGGAAATGGCGATCGACGTGATTGAAGAGTGA
- a CDS encoding amidase produces the protein MASDQELVRATACAIVDKLNTGEVTPLDLLDVLERRIAEVDGKVNALPTLCFDRARDHAKTLMKKPIGDRGLLAGMPIPIKDLVNVEGVRMTQGSPIFKDAISERSDLVVEHLENTGGVVYAKSNTPEFGAGANTFNEVFGATLNPWDLSRSAAGSSGGAAVALATGTAWLAHGTDMGGSLRNPASFCGIVGMRPSIGRVAHTPSATIDRNLTVHGPMARNVEDLALLLDAMSGEHPADPLSLPVPQISFLSAARSGNKPKRIAYSPDLGITPVDPEVAAITRKAASRFAEAGVIVEEAHPDLREAHECFHVLRAFDFAMTKAALLRTKRDLLKPEVIWNIEEGLRLTVEQIARAEAQRVEMTARTVEFFKTYDLLLTPATIVAPFPIGNRYVAECAGKKFDNYVEWLAIVYAITLACCPALSLPCGFTASGLPVGLQMVTAPRGEAQLLAGAKALEDILGLRGTTPIDPRPAP, from the coding sequence GTGGCGTCTGATCAGGAACTGGTGCGGGCAACGGCTTGCGCTATCGTCGATAAACTCAACACGGGCGAAGTCACCCCGCTTGACCTGCTCGACGTGCTGGAGCGGCGGATCGCCGAGGTTGACGGAAAGGTGAACGCCTTGCCGACACTGTGCTTCGATCGCGCCCGCGACCATGCAAAGACCCTGATGAAAAAGCCGATCGGCGATCGCGGCCTGCTCGCGGGCATGCCGATCCCGATCAAGGACCTGGTCAATGTCGAGGGCGTGCGCATGACGCAGGGCTCGCCAATCTTCAAGGACGCTATTTCGGAACGTTCCGATCTCGTGGTCGAACATCTCGAAAACACCGGCGGGGTGGTCTACGCCAAATCGAACACGCCGGAATTCGGTGCCGGCGCCAACACTTTCAACGAAGTATTCGGCGCGACGCTCAACCCCTGGGACCTGTCGCGCTCCGCCGCCGGCTCCTCCGGCGGCGCGGCGGTGGCGCTCGCCACCGGCACGGCGTGGCTCGCGCATGGCACCGACATGGGCGGCTCGCTGCGAAACCCCGCGAGCTTCTGCGGCATCGTCGGCATGCGTCCGAGCATCGGCCGCGTTGCGCACACGCCATCGGCGACAATCGACCGAAATCTCACCGTCCACGGCCCGATGGCCCGCAATGTCGAGGATCTCGCGCTGTTGCTCGATGCCATGAGCGGCGAGCATCCGGCCGATCCGCTGTCGCTGCCGGTGCCGCAGATATCGTTCCTGTCCGCCGCGCGCTCCGGCAACAAGCCAAAGCGCATCGCCTATTCGCCCGATCTCGGCATTACCCCTGTCGATCCCGAGGTCGCCGCCATTACACGAAAGGCGGCTTCGCGCTTCGCCGAGGCCGGCGTCATCGTCGAGGAAGCGCATCCCGATCTGCGCGAAGCCCATGAGTGCTTTCACGTGCTGCGCGCGTTCGATTTTGCGATGACCAAGGCTGCGCTGTTGCGCACCAAGCGCGACCTGCTCAAACCTGAAGTGATCTGGAATATCGAGGAAGGGCTGAGACTGACCGTCGAACAGATCGCGCGCGCGGAAGCGCAGCGCGTCGAGATGACGGCGCGCACGGTCGAGTTCTTCAAGACCTACGATCTCTTGCTGACGCCGGCGACCATCGTGGCACCGTTTCCGATCGGGAACCGCTATGTCGCCGAATGCGCGGGAAAGAAATTCGACAACTACGTCGAGTGGCTTGCCATCGTCTATGCGATCACGCTGGCCTGTTGCCCGGCGCTGTCGTTGCCGTGCGGGTTCACCGCGTCAGGCCTGCCCGTCGGGCTGCAAATGGTGACGGCGCCGCGCGGCGAGGCACAACTGCTGGCCGGCGCGAAGGCGCTGGAGGATATCCTGGGGTTGCGCGGCACCACGCCAATCGATCCGCGGCCGGCGCCTTAG
- a CDS encoding alpha/beta hydrolase codes for MTTPFDAPDWRALSQQKRDLGLNNGVAVAESADIVAGWERRSLELRARYSGHLDLRYGPRERNRIDFLKAADKAPTLVFIHGGYWQTRAKEVFTVMAEGPMAHGINVALIGYTLAPEATLDEIVAEIHAGIDFLAEQLPVLGGDAGRIVVSGWSAGGHLTVMALTNAHVKAGIGISGIYDLEPIRASYLNVKLGLDEAMSHRNSPAMQAGGTMKPLSLVVGGAELPLLRKQTADFAGHRAKFGLPVTYEEIPGANHFTIMEELLSPRGRITTLVRQLLERTAN; via the coding sequence ATGACCACGCCGTTCGATGCGCCTGACTGGCGCGCCCTAAGCCAGCAAAAACGCGACCTCGGCCTCAACAATGGCGTCGCCGTGGCCGAAAGCGCCGACATCGTCGCCGGCTGGGAGCGGCGCTCCCTTGAGTTGCGCGCGCGGTATTCGGGGCATCTCGACCTCCGATATGGCCCGCGCGAGCGCAACCGGATCGACTTCCTCAAGGCAGCCGACAAGGCGCCGACGCTGGTGTTCATTCACGGCGGCTACTGGCAGACACGGGCCAAGGAAGTCTTCACGGTCATGGCCGAAGGTCCGATGGCGCACGGCATCAACGTCGCTTTGATCGGCTATACGCTGGCGCCGGAGGCGACGCTGGACGAGATCGTCGCCGAAATCCACGCCGGGATCGACTTTCTGGCCGAGCAACTGCCCGTGCTTGGCGGCGACGCGGGCCGGATCGTGGTGTCGGGCTGGTCGGCCGGCGGGCATCTGACCGTGATGGCGCTGACGAACGCGCACGTCAAAGCCGGCATCGGAATCAGCGGCATCTACGATCTCGAGCCGATCCGCGCCAGCTACCTCAACGTCAAGCTCGGGCTTGACGAGGCAATGTCTCACCGCAATTCGCCTGCCATGCAGGCCGGCGGCACGATGAAGCCGCTGTCGCTGGTTGTCGGCGGCGCGGAATTGCCGTTGCTGCGCAAGCAGACCGCGGATTTCGCCGGCCACCGCGCCAAATTCGGATTGCCGGTGACCTATGAAGAGATCCCTGGCGCCAATCATTTTACCATCATGGAAGAACTGCTCTCGCCAAGGGGCCGGATCACCACGCTGGTCCGGCAGCTGTTGGAGCGGACGGCGAATTAG